A window of Gossypium hirsutum isolate 1008001.06 chromosome D13, Gossypium_hirsutum_v2.1, whole genome shotgun sequence genomic DNA:
ATACGCGAATCTATATCATACGGATTATTAACGAAAACCTTAAACAGGAACATAGAGAGTTGGCTAGAGAAGCAGTGAGAAGATCACTTGTTTTGCTAAAGAATGGGCACTATGCCGATCAGCCATTGCTTCCCTTACCTAAGAAGACATCAAAAATACTTGTTGCTGGTAGTCATGCAGACAATTTGGGTTATCAATGTGGTGGATGGACTATTGAGTGACAAGGGTTCAGTGGCAACGACCTTACAAATGGTAAAACAAACAATTTACTCCCCTGTTTTAGTGTTTTTAACTATGTTGTTCCGACTCTTGTATGTATCTCCCATTTTCCAATATGCAAACAGCCATCAAGACTGTCCTTATGATCTCAGGTACAACAGTTCTAACAGCCATAAAAAACACAGTTGATTCAAGCACGAATGTTGTGTATGAGGAGAATCCGGATCCCAAATTCGTCAAGTCCAACAACTTCTCCTGTGCCGTTGTGGTAGTAGGGGAGCATCCATATGTCGAAACAAAAGGTGACAGCATGAATCTAACGATTCCAGAACCCGGTCCAACCACAATCAGAAATGTATGTGGAGCTTTGAAATGTGTTGTCATCTTAATGTCGGGGCGCCCCGTTGTGATAGAACCTGATATTGACTCCATGGATGCTCTGGTTGCGGCATGGTTGCCAGGAAGCGAGGGTCAAGGTGTGGCGGATGTTCTGTTTGGTGACTATGGTTTTTCAGGCAAGCTTCCTCGTACTTGGTTTAAAACAGCTGATCAACTGCCGATGAATGTTGGGGATCCACATTATGATCCACTCTTCCCATTTGGATTCGGCCTCACTACTGAACCAActaaagcttactaagctatgtcaTGTTGGGGATCcataacttttttttgtttataaaagaatgaaagaaagagATGTGATTGTTATAAAGAAGTCTCAGCATCTGTGCATGCTACAGCCTTTTTTATTATGTCAACTTTAAAACTTTTTTGcttactttttcaaaaaaaaaaataattaacttcctttgcaaaaataattaacagtttGTGAGTTAATCGTTTAATGCTAACGTAGCACTGTTACATCagtcagaaattaaaaatatataaaatttattaaaattttttttaatgtccCAGTTTGAGAGAAAATAAGACAAGATGAcaatactttttcaaaattataaatatatctcTCTTCAACTTTTTCACATTTAacgataattttaaaatttatcaactttATACTTGATGATTCATCTTAGTGCGTTATGATGGAACATAAAATGGATATTGCACATCTAAATATTTTTAGATGAAATCTATTAGTTTATAAATGAAAATCAATTCTCATTAGACAAATATTTCTTACATGTTGGCCTTGATGCAAATAAAATTACATGCTTATTGTAAAGCTATTCTTATATTAATAGTTAAGCAATTAAATGGAGGCATGCTTTTGCTAACCATTAAGTATAACATATATAGGCATAGGCAACTTAATATTATCTAAACTAAAACTACGAAAATCAAGTCTAGAATATAGTGCACTAGTGTTGTTAGCACAAATTGCATACTATAGAGATTGTgcaatatcaaattatttttagaaataatATCGCAAATTTTGGGTTGCATACATGTGATACATGAGCTCATATATTATTTAGTTGTCATCCAAAAATACAATTGACCTCTAACTTTAGCTGGTGTTCGTTCAATATGTTGTCAAAATAACTAGTAttgatgaaaattattaaaagacaacttctaattcttaaataaaagcacataaattttcatcaaattgtTTTGCATCATCATTGACTCGGGATGGTCTAACACTATGAACTTCTTTTCACTATCTCATATGTTAATCATAAACATGCAATGTATTCCTTCAGggaatatttatcatacaaaaaCACGAGTATCTCATGTTATTTCTATCAATAgttttaatgtaaaacacataAAGATTAAATTCAGCATatatcttcttgatctaaaaaatatatattatgttttacaaaattttgcatcATAAGGAGATGCAAAActagctcttctagagctttgACAATCTAATGCAATATTAATTAGCTCTTCAAgagcatataataaaatattattttattatataacattagtaaatgtgtaatttattctaaaaatatatatgcaatttTGTAATTCTTTTCAACTTGGatgataaaaatttcaaatcttaaaaaaagctttatttatttatatagaagaaaatatatttttatataaagaataaatataaataaaacatatattaaacataGTAAAGAATAAATTCATATCACTAATCAATCACTTTAAGAAGCATGCAGTTagataaattgttttatataccATAAcacaataaaatacaaaatattataaggtcAGAATAAGATATTAAAGCTACAACTATAgaggtttaaaattaaaattttctaacatccATCTCTTAtagcataatttcaattcaaattttattatcatgcattagggaacatttgtttttatttataagaaCTAGTAGAAttataatgtcaatataaattgtgataattgATAACTTCATTGTCATTCATTTTATCTAGTATTCACATATAAGTAACATTATGGCATTTACTTCTAGAAATGTCTAAACCAATGAGAGGTCCATAAtgtcattatttcaataaaagaaatatattttttataaaagcaTATGCAATATTTACTTTAGGGAATATGTCGAAATTTTCAAATATCCAAATTGAGTTCAATGATCAAAAGTGATCATCCAAACTAATCATTGCAGAAATTACACAAATAATCATTGCATATGATACACATTTACAATAGGCAAGAACAAATAAGAACAAtcatataatttaatcaaaattaaaactagaccaataaattcttaaaaaaatgacAAATATATATATCCACATAGAAAGCACAACAAATAAACTTGAGAAGGGATTTATAAGTTCATAGAGACGCAAATaaagaattatataaattaaacttattaatagaaatcgaattaaatttcaaaaaatgattAGACCTACTTAGGTAATTGTGGACGATAAGTAGAGACTATAATCATTCTTTGCAGTGAAGAGAAAGTGATCATCCTCGAGCAAATCTCCAGCAACCACTCACGATTTATTTTTtaaccaaacaattaaatttcaatACTGGGAGCCCAACAAAATTTTGATGTAAACTAAGGACCTATCAATCTTGAATAAAACCATgctgataataataataataataataataataatataataataataataataataatgcaaagaaCACAATAATAATTGATGAGAATAAAGGAAATTTctattgcattttttttatttccatcaTCCTTACAAGTAGTATACTcctatatatagagagagattaAACTCATCATTTTCTAATACATAAATAGAAAAAGAGTTACAAGAAgataaaatgttaattaaaagtttaatctTTAGGAAATTTATAAGTCTCGTGTGTATGCTTTCGTGTAGCAGTATCTCATATTTGTAACATGTAGGAAATGTTATAACCTATACATTCATTTATGATATTATTAATAAGATtcattaacaaattaaaaaaataatttaatgaatatataaaattacgtatagatatataattactaaattttcCTAAATATCAAATAGGTTAATTTTCATTATACAAAGATATTCATTTTAATCTAATGTCTCCATCTTACAATAATTCATCTCATTATGGTTTACCATCAAAATACATATTCCTTGATTAATTTTAATCCTAATGGATACTCAATTCCatcgttatttttaattttagccTCCATCCGAATGGATCTTTGAGAGGCCTaacataaattttctattttcctcactCTTTTCGAATCAAAAGTAGGGGCGACAAAAACTATattcaattcgaaaaaaaataattctaataaaaaagtaaatttttttttgaatttcgagttaatcaatTTGAGTTATTCATTTTTCCGAATCAACTCAAATAagataattttgttttttaagttcaagtcaagttgaattttacaacttAAAAAACTCAAATGAAAATTACTGATATAAATACCCTGTGGGTCATTGTTGATTtctaaaatgagcaaattagtccctctcaagaaaatatacaaaataattcaaaatcatcttcaaaattttcaaaaaaaattataatattattttaaaaattaaaaaatatataaatttcttaaaaattatattaaaatgttaaattatatattttataaaaaaattcaaaataataaatttgaggCCTTATATAAGTAAATTACCAAattaagtttatcatactaaattaTCTTGTTTTTCCACTTATTCCACTTTGaaagagttttcaaatatatattgactcaaatttatatgctccaatttgaaatttaatcatattgccaaCAAGATTTCAATTTActtattcaatatatttttttaatttaactctaataaatttattcaatttcactcggttcaaaaaacaaaataaatcaaatcggATTGGATAATAAAATAGGAGTCTTGgatttaactaattttaaatttttcattcaattcaataaaaaaaagttataaatagATTCTTTTGTTTCCTTTGTGTGGGTTGGAGTGAGGAAAAATACATAGAAGGGTAGGTCAGTGGAATCATGCATGCAGGGCAATGGGTTGTTGACATAAGTTAGAGCGCATGCACCTTTACGTCTTCATCTCCAAATTtcctggtttttttttttattcaaatataatCTTTGGCTGCCTTTTAGTGTTACTTTTCCATCATGATCTTTCCCTTACATCTAAAACAATTCTtcatttctctttttattttgccTTGCAAGCTTCAACGGCGAGGATTTTAGTTGTAGGTAGTGGCTGCGGTGACCGTAATCACAACATTGGTAGTAGATCTTCATGTTTTCAGGGTGTTAATTTCGCTCCTATTGTTTTTCAACTGGTTATTGATCATCGTTACATTCTCCTAGGGACCACAATATAATTACACtcttttaatcataaaaaattttaaaatatttgtctAACAATGTGtatttaatctttaaaaacaactattaatacAATGATTAtccaaatacttttaaaataaaacagTAGTTATCTAAATATACCACACATGCATAAATACTCTTTTAGTTTGATGCTGAATGTTTAGATAAGTGAtgaaggaaaaggaaaggaaggcGTATATTAAACTTAACAAAGGAAAAAATATGAATAAGTGGTTAGATGAATTGAGGGTGGGCATTTttctcatgcatttaaatcaaatgGAAAGGTTTTATCATAACAACACTAAATGAATAAAAACAACTTTCCATAAAAGTCTGGGATTCACTAAAATTCTATATCctccatatttttttaatcatctAGCTGttgaatttattgatataattgtacttgtcatgcatataaaTTTTCGAATCGATCCAATATATCTATCATATAGATTTAAAATACaagatatattaaatttattgaatgaaatagttaaaaaattttaatttatgttacatttgaaatataatatataaaaataaaatataaaatataagtgttaaattattaaaaaataattggtGCAaacaatgtataaaattattttaatgtcaacTTATGCATGCGGATCCCTGGTGTGTATTTATATGCGTACTTGGACATGGATGCCACCTACTTTAAGCACAGCAAACTTTCACATGTGTCTGTTATCTGCCATTCTCAGCTTCTAAAGTCACCAAcattattaaacttaattttcacatatctttccataaaattacaataaaaaagtAGAATAATTTCGGAAGTAATATAAAAAGTTCATTTTGAAAATGTAATTCAGAGAAAGTGCCAAGGATCCAAGATTTTCCTTGCTATTCAATCAACGAGGGttgctaattttccttttaaactTATTTACTTTTTCATGCATCctcaatatataaattttatcacgtattattattaaattaaacaaaaaaaatataaagacttgtaaataaatataaataaaaataattttatttaaaaataattaaacattaacagtaactattataaataaatattaataatcttTGGGTTTAGGATGTTGAGTTTAAGGGTTTAAgttttagattttagattttttagcatttatttataattaattattattcaattatgtttaaataaagttattagtaattttttgtaagttctctattatttttgttttatttaatgatgaTGTATCATGTTATTATTCATCCATGGTGCATGAGACTTATGCATGGATAAtgcatcaaatatttttttatttttttatttaaattgatatgTGGTAATTGAGAGCTATTTTCATGAGTTTTTATATAATCTTaaacaatatttttttcaataaacgattaattttttcattaaagttttaacatttaatatttacataatcatattaaattttcaaaaaacaattgaataatgttaaaaatattaaggTGATTTTGTGTTCAAAGgaacttatatttaaaataaattatgtctcttttgtttaaggaaaaaaaaggaaatattcAACATTGAAAATAATATTGTTGTTAGAGATTAATCTTTGTGGACTAAAACATACATGAAAAATACtttgattattaaaaaaaaaattaattattatatttaaattttagtcaaaactatataaaataatataaaattttatattaaaaaataaaatttatgaaataaataattttttaaaataaaaatttattactaattacatttcatatttaatttttactaatataacattaattatgtataaatttatattttcaaacatAAGCGAAGAGAGTACATTAATTTAGGGGCCGATACAAGCCAAGGTAGATCTAATGTTTTCTTAAAACAAACAGTTCTTTGCTTGACAATTAACACAACCAAAGAGACGAAAACTACATACAACAACCACCACCCAAGCATACAAATGAAACCGATACTTTCTAATCcattttcaatttataatatGAAATGTAAAACCAAAATGCATCTACTACTTTGGCAGCTTTGCTAAGGATGCTGCTGGTGATGATTGAAGTAGTTTTGGGGGTTCCCAAACTCCACCATTGGAGACATGATTTCAGCTTCCCAAAGGTCGCCATTATTAgattgctgctgctgctgctgattGTCGGTAATCAAAGAATCCAGAAACAAACAGAACATATGGTCTTCGTTACCATTTTCAACCAAGTCTCCCCCGTTCCCGCTGCTGCTTGGCTGCCCCATGCAATCGTCACCAACCTCTTGTTGGTGTTGATATATCTGATGAGATTCCAGGTTAGTAGTTTCCATGGAATTAGTTTTTTCTCCCATTAATTCAGAAGATTTGAAGGAGCTTGGGGGGTTAGGGTTTGATTCTGggacatcatcatcatcatcctggTTAGCTTGTGATGAACCATGGCTAACAGGGTTTAATGGTTTATGGGTTCTTGGATCTATTCCTTGGCTGATTAAATTCTTGCTTAGATGGGTATTCCAGTAGTTCTTTATTTCATTATCTGTTCGTCCCGGAATCCTCCCAGCTATCAATGCCCACCTGGAAATATTCACAGTGTAAGAACCCTTAATCTTACAGTTCATATATTCATATgcgtatatatgtgtgtgtgtgataTTGCTACTTGCTAGTACCTTCAAAAAAAGCCAGATATGAATCATTGGAATTAACTTGCAAGAAACCCTAAAAGGGAATCAAAAGAAAAACCTTGAAAATAAGCGTCATGAGTATGAATATCAGGAAGAGATGACCTGTTTCCGAGCAAGCGATGAAGACGAAGAATGAGATCTTCTTCATCAGGAGCAATAGGACCTCGTTTAACGGTGGGTCGGAGATAATTCATCCATCGGAGACGGCAACTCTTCCCACATCTAAGCAAACCAGCTCGTTTAGGCAAGGTTCGCCACCTTCCTCCGCCTTCTATCTTGATGTAATTAGCTAAGACTTCATCTTCTTCCGCGGTCCATGGCCCTTTCTTTATCCCAACTTTGCTGCAACATGGCGTTCTGCTTGTTGCCGTTGAAGTTCCTAATAAAATTGGCTTCTTCATTATTTCTTCAGCTCAGCTATGATCCTTTGGGTTAAGTTTTTGTCTTCGAGTGGTTCTTGCTGgcagaaaaattaaaattggcTAAGACTGGAAAGGATTAGGGTTTTAATAAGAGGAAAGCAAATGATATAGGAGAGAAAgtgccaaaaagaaaaaaaaatggaaagtaAGAAGATGGGtatgatttagatgattttaattatataagAATTGTTCAAAAGAAATTCGTCCtttctt
This region includes:
- the LOC107918818 gene encoding transcription repressor MYB5, with the protein product MKKPILLGTSTATSRTPCCSKVGIKKGPWTAEEDEVLANYIKIEGGGRWRTLPKRAGLLRCGKSCRLRWMNYLRPTVKRGPIAPDEEDLILRLHRLLGNRWALIAGRIPGRTDNEIKNYWNTHLSKNLISQGIDPRTHKPLNPVSHGSSQANQDDDDDVPESNPNPPSSFKSSELMGEKTNSMETTNLESHQIYQHQQEVGDDCMGQPSSSGNGGDLVENGNEDHMFCLFLDSLITDNQQQQQQSNNGDLWEAEIMSPMVEFGNPQNYFNHHQQHP